Within the Serratia sp. UGAL515B_01 genome, the region TGACGATAATGGGCTCATCAATATCAATCCCTTTGCCGCTGAAGGTTTTTTTCAGGCCTGCCAGTGACTTGAAACGTCCACCCTCCAACAGTTCGCCGTAAGGAATATTGATGCTACCGGGAATGTGACCGCGATGCAGGCCAGGGCGGGGTTCATCTGCTAGTGCGAAGAAACGGGGAGCAGCGCGTGCATCAAGGATCTGCAGTTTGTTATCGATTGCCTGCTCTACCTGCTGCATATCTACTACGGCTTCTGCGTTGAAGTGAGCCTGGAATCTGGCGGAGGTGGTTTGAGCCGGGCCGGTTTGCAACCTGTTGCCGCGAGCCATCCACCCTTGCAACCCTTCATCGAGCACAAAAACGTTCTGTGCACCAAAATTGCGGAATGTCCACCAACCACGTGGAGCTGAGAACTGATTACCCTCATCATAGAAGACGAAAGTATGCTTTTCACTGAGGCCAAGTTTACCTACTGCCGCACTGAACGCTTCCGCCGTAGGTAGCATATGCGGTAACGACGTATTTTTATCTGCGACATCGTCGATATCGAAATACACTGCACCTTGAATATGGCCGCGCTCAAACTCGGCCAACATGTCTTTCTTGGGTAATTGACCAACGGGAGACATGCGTACGTCAATTACGGCCAGATTTTCATCATTAATATGCTGTTCTAACCATTGTGCCGTTACTATAAAGGGAGAGTTCATCGTTATTATTCGCCTGTTATTAAATTTATACCCTAAGAGCTTATCCCATTATGGCTATGCTCACTGACCTTTTAACCTTAAGCAGTGTTCTGGCAAAGGGGTTAGCCTTTGTACGCCCGTAAGGGCGGCTCGGAGTTGAGTCATCCTCACGTATTCAGTAGACCACGAGGATCGTGTTTTGCCTTAAGCTCAAATGATCACCCACTATTTAGCATGCGATTAAGGGACACAGCCTAATATTAATCGTTATTTATAATAGGAAGTTAACATCAATCTTTAAACCGAGGATAAGCAATGAACTATCGAAATGGAGTTATCTCACTCATTCACGCAGCTCGTAACTGGAGAGTATCGGTCGTTTTGATGTTCACTATGGTGTTTTCCATCGGAAATCAGCAAGCTCAGGCAACGCAATTAGCTGAAAAGTGTGACCTTCATTTTTCCAATGGTACCGTTCTGCAGGGAGTACCTGTTGTTAGAACCATTGAACAGCAGGCTAAGGGACTCTCCAACCGCTCCAACGTAGGGCCTGGCATGCTGTTCTCTTGGGACAAACCAGAACCGCGCATATTCTGGATGCGGAACACATATGTGCCTTTAACTATTGGTTTTTTTGACAATACAGGGCTTTTGTTTGCCGTTGAGGATATGCAACCGGAAACGGACGATCATCATTTTTCGAACCAACCGGCACTCGATGCTCTGGAGTTGGCTCACGGAGAGTTCCAGAAACATGGGCTAAAAGAAGGCGTGCGCCTGACATCAAGAACTTGTGTACCACAGTAAAGTAACGCAATTCTCTGTATCTTGGTGGGCGCGGACATATCACGAATATAAGGTAATTATGGCGACCGACTTGTTGTTGGAATTTAAATTTCATATATAAATGTTATGAATTTTAATTTTCATTCATTAACTGTCAGGAGAAAGTAATGAAACAGGTGCGCGTTGGATTGATAGGTACCGGCTATATTGGCCGTTGTCATGCGATTGCCTATGCACAGGCCGGTACCGTATTTCCTTTGAAAGGAAAGCTGGTACTGGAAATGTTGGCGGAAGTTACGCCTGACCTTGCTGCACTGCGTGCAGAAAAATTCGGATTCTCACGTTCAACAGGCAATTGGCGTGAGTTGGTTGCGGACCCTGCTATTGACTTGGTTGATATCTGTGCCCCTAATTTCCTCCATAAGGAAATGGCTCTTGCCGCTATAGAGCATGGTAAGCATGTCTATTCGGAAAAACCATTGGCGTTAGATGCGCAAGATGCGGCAGAAATGGTGCAGGCTGCGCGAGCCAAAGGTGTAAAAACGCTGGTCGGATTCAACTATATCAAGAACCCGACCAGTCAATTGGCGCGGGAAATGATTACCAACGGCGAAATTGGTGATGTGGTGCATTTTTATGGTACGCATAATGAGGATTATCTGGCCGATCCCAGTACACCAATTGACTGGCATTGCCGTAAAGCTACCGCTGGCCTCGGGGTGTTGGGCGATTTAGCGGCGCATATCGTTAATATGGCTCATTATCTTGTTGGGGATATCGTAGCAGTATCGGGTGATATGCAGACCGTAATCAAACAACGGCCCGACCCTAAAAATCCGGGTTCTCTGTGTGAGGTTGAAAACGAAGATCAGGCCAGTGCGCTGCTGCGTTTTGCCAACGGTGCGATGGGAACGATAGAAACATCACGCATTGCCTGCGGACGTAAAATGGGCCTGACCTATGTCGTCACCGGGAGCAAGGGCACGCTGAGTTTTAGCCAGGAGCGAATGGCGGAACTGAAACTGTATCGGCACGACGACCCGGTGGAGCGCCAGGGGTTCAAAACTATACTGGTGGGGCCGCAACACCCTGATTATGCGGCGTTTTGTATCAGTGCTGGACATGGTATTGGCTTCAACGATCAGAAAACGGTCGAGATCCGCGACTTGGTGAATGGCATTGCCGCAGGTGATCGGATGTGGCCAGATTTTGAAGAGGGTTGGCGGGTTTCCTGCGTATTGGATGCCATTGCTGCTTCTGCCGTTCAGCGCCGTTGGTTGAATATTAATTTCGGCTGACCACTTGGTTGGCAGCCATGTTGCGGCATTCAAATCGGTTCCCGGCAGATTTGTCATTTGCCCAAGCTACATAGTGAGCTATGCTCCAGAGGGTCTACTCGTTTGCCGCTTACCTGTAACTTGAATGAACTTGGGGATAAGCACTATTACCTGATTGACCGCCAGCGTTACTCACATTTAATTAGCAATATAACGTGATGGTCTGGCCAACTAGCCGGAAAGCCTTATGAAAGAGGAAAGAAATATGGCAATTATCTCACTCCGCGAACGCTTACTGGCTTTGGTGCTGGCTCTGACTGCGGGAGTTGGCAGCATTGCCTACGCTGCCGATTCGGTGCGCGTAGGCTCCAAAATTGATACCGAAGGGTCGTTGCTGGGTAATATTATTGTGCAGGTGCTTGAAGCCAACGACATTAAAACCACCAATAAACTACAATTGGGGGCGACCACGGTGCTGCGTGGCGCTATTACCTCTGGTGAAATTGATATCTATCCGGAATACACCGGCAATGGCGCTTTTTTCTTCTCGGATGAAGAAGATCCGGCCTGGAAAAATGCCCAGGCGGGATTTGATAAGGTAAAACAGCTCGATTATGCGCAAAATCGGATCGTCTGGCTGGATGCGGCACCGGCAAATAATACCTGGACCATTGCGATCCGTAAGGATGTGGCGGACAGCAATCATCTGAAAACACTGATGGATCTGGCTAAATGGATCAACGGCGGTGGCCAGTTTAAACTGGCTGCTTCTGCTGAGTTTATCGAACGTCCAGACGCGTTACCGGCCTTCCAGAATGCCTATGGATTCAAGCTCAGCCAAGATCAGTTGCTCTCGCTGGCAGGTGGGGATACGGCGGTAACCATCAAAGCCGCAGCCGAACAGACCTCGGGGGTGAATGCGGCAATGGCCTATGGAACAGATGGCCCGGTGGCTGCGCTGGGGCTTCAAACGCTGGAAGATCCTCTAGGCGTACAACCGATTTACGCACCTGCGCCAATTATCCGCGAAGCAACCCTAAAGCAGCATGCCAATATTGCCGAGTTGCTTAAGCCGGTATTTGCTTCCCTGGACGCCGCGACGTTGCAAAAATTGAACGCTCAGATCGCGGTAGAAGGGCAGGATGCCAAGCAGGTAGCAGTC harbors:
- the sseA gene encoding 3-mercaptopyruvate sulfurtransferase, translating into MNSPFIVTAQWLEQHINDENLAVIDVRMSPVGQLPKKDMLAEFERGHIQGAVYFDIDDVADKNTSLPHMLPTAEAFSAAVGKLGLSEKHTFVFYDEGNQFSAPRGWWTFRNFGAQNVFVLDEGLQGWMARGNRLQTGPAQTTSARFQAHFNAEAVVDMQQVEQAIDNKLQILDARAAPRFFALADEPRPGLHRGHIPGSINIPYGELLEGGRFKSLAGLKKTFSGKGIDIDEPIIVSCGSGVTAAVLAFGLQSLGAKQVKLYDGAWCEWGALSGKQPIAKD
- a CDS encoding DUF192 domain-containing protein, which gives rise to MNYRNGVISLIHAARNWRVSVVLMFTMVFSIGNQQAQATQLAEKCDLHFSNGTVLQGVPVVRTIEQQAKGLSNRSNVGPGMLFSWDKPEPRIFWMRNTYVPLTIGFFDNTGLLFAVEDMQPETDDHHFSNQPALDALELAHGEFQKHGLKEGVRLTSRTCVPQ
- a CDS encoding Gfo/Idh/MocA family oxidoreductase; amino-acid sequence: MKQVRVGLIGTGYIGRCHAIAYAQAGTVFPLKGKLVLEMLAEVTPDLAALRAEKFGFSRSTGNWRELVADPAIDLVDICAPNFLHKEMALAAIEHGKHVYSEKPLALDAQDAAEMVQAARAKGVKTLVGFNYIKNPTSQLAREMITNGEIGDVVHFYGTHNEDYLADPSTPIDWHCRKATAGLGVLGDLAAHIVNMAHYLVGDIVAVSGDMQTVIKQRPDPKNPGSLCEVENEDQASALLRFANGAMGTIETSRIACGRKMGLTYVVTGSKGTLSFSQERMAELKLYRHDDPVERQGFKTILVGPQHPDYAAFCISAGHGIGFNDQKTVEIRDLVNGIAAGDRMWPDFEEGWRVSCVLDAIAASAVQRRWLNINFG
- a CDS encoding ABC transporter substrate-binding protein, whose protein sequence is MAIISLRERLLALVLALTAGVGSIAYAADSVRVGSKIDTEGSLLGNIIVQVLEANDIKTTNKLQLGATTVLRGAITSGEIDIYPEYTGNGAFFFSDEEDPAWKNAQAGFDKVKQLDYAQNRIVWLDAAPANNTWTIAIRKDVADSNHLKTLMDLAKWINGGGQFKLAASAEFIERPDALPAFQNAYGFKLSQDQLLSLAGGDTAVTIKAAAEQTSGVNAAMAYGTDGPVAALGLQTLEDPLGVQPIYAPAPIIREATLKQHANIAELLKPVFASLDAATLQKLNAQIAVEGQDAKQVAVHYLKEKGLIK